One Thunnus thynnus chromosome 21, fThuThy2.1, whole genome shotgun sequence DNA segment encodes these proteins:
- the ppp1r16a gene encoding protein phosphatase 1 regulatory subunit 16A, which yields MAAEHGELLAEMSTIGRLSATERLKHAQKRRAQQLKAWAQMEKDAARGGKAKADKKKGRTKKVTFPNTVTLLDAAARNDVDEVRELLNNGVNPDLVNEDGLTALHQCCIDDFVEIVQCLLDAGACVNACDSELWTPLHAAATCGHTGLVQLLIQAGANLLAVNADGNMPYDLCEDEATLELLEMVMAEQGITQDRIDECRGAKEMGMLADIQALVQSGADLNAQDDNGATLLHIASANGYMSVAELLLEHRAKVEVKDCDGWTPLHAASCWGQIQMVELLVAHGASLNTKSVLEETPLDVCMDEEVRAKLMELKHKHDAIMKSQDRQKGTLQRRASSTGSRGKVVRRVSVNERSSLYRREHHKEAMVWQERGRQPEPQDDDEDRQTDNELNQHATMAAGASSRLEEMESADRKIVSSLGNGGSSVSLASSVPGELWSGGGRMERSASYQLSSASGAGSASGSAEGEGSNSMTREKSHHTLADLKRQRAAAKLNKYPAPPPPLPTPLEEEPPAAEAEVMTSQAQQELQGTPSTEQVASPSQVYFTPASGDPPLLKLRAPEEDQSNNKEPCCGLM from the exons ATGGCAGCAGAGCACGGCGAGCTGCTGGCTGAGATGTCCACTATTGGGCGCTTGAGTGCCACTGAACGCCTGAAGCATGCCCAGAAGCGGCGGGCGCAGCAGCTGAAGGCTTGGGCACAGATGGAGAAGGATGCCGCACGAGGAGGAAAGGCCAAAGCAGATAAGAAGAAGGGGCGCACCAAAAAAGTGACATTCCCCAACACCGTCACCCTGCTAGATGCAGCGGCACGCAATGATGTGGATGAGG TGAGGGAGCTGCTAAACAATGGTGTCAACCCAGATCTGGTCAACGAGGATGGACTGACAGCCCTCCATCAG TGCTGCATTGATGACTTTGTGGAGATAGTGCAGTGCCTGCTGGACGCTGGAGCTTGTGTGAACGCCTGTGATAGTGAGCTGTGGACACCGCTGCACGCTGCTGCCACCTGTGGACACACCGGACTCGTGCAGCTCCTGATTCAGGC TGGGGCTAACCTGCTGGCTGTCAATGCGGATGGCAACATGCCCTATGACCTCTGTGAGGACGAGGCCACCCTTGAGCTGCTGGAGATGGTTATGGCTGAACAGG gGATAACTCAGGACCGTATAGATGAATGCCGAGGGGCTAAAGAGATGGGCATGCTGGCTGACATCCAGGCTCTGGTTCAGAGTGGAGCAGACTTAAACGCTCAGGATGATAATGGAGCAACACTG CTCCATATAGCGTCTGCTAATGGCTACATGTCTGTGGCAGAGCTGCTGCTAGAGCACAGGGCTAAGGTGGAGGTGAAGGATTGTGATGGCTGGACGCCGCTACACGCTGCCTCCTGCTGGGGACAA ATCCAAATGGTGGAACTGCTGGTGGCACACGGAGCCAGTCTAAACACAAAGTCTGTCCTGGAGGAGACACCTCTGG ATGTGTGTATGGATGAGGAGGTAAGAGCCAAACTGATGGAGCTGAAGCACAAACACGATGCCATCATGAAGAGCCAGGACCGGCAGAAGGGCACACTGCAAAGACGAGCCTCCAGTACTGGAAGCAGAGG TAAAGTGGTGCGTCGTGTCAGTGTGAACGAGCGCTCCAGTTTGTACCGGCGGGAGCACCACAAAGAGGCCATGGTGTGGCAGGAGCGCGGCCGGCAGCCAGAGCCacaggatgatgatgaggacagacaaacagacaatgAGCTGAACCAGCATGCCACCATG GCTGCTGGAGCGTCGTCACGTTTAGAGGAAATGGAGTCTGCAGACAGGAAAATCGTGTCCAGCCTCGGGAATGGAGGGAGCTCTGTTTCTCTGGCCTCCTCTGTGCCTGGAGAGCTGTGGAGCGGTGGAGGTCGCATGGAACGCAGCGCCTCCTACCAGCTCAGCTCTGCATCCGGAGCGGGATCAGCATCTGGGTCTGCAGAGGGTGAAGGGTCAAACAGTATGACTCGAGAGAAATCGCACCACACGCTGGCTGACCTGAAACGCCAGCGGGCAGCTGCCAAGCTCAACAAGTACCCAGCACCTCCACCACCTTTGCCCACTCCCTTAGAGGAGGAGCCTCCTGCTGCAGAAGCTGAGGTGATGACTTCTCAGGCCCAGCAGGAGCTCCAAGGGACACCCAGCACAGAGCAGGTGGCCTCCCCCAGCCAGGTGTACTTCACCCCAGCCAGCGGAGATCCTCCGCTACTGAAACTTCGAGCCCCTGAAGAGGACCAGTCAAACAACAAGGAGCCTTGCTGTGGACTCATGTag